The following proteins come from a genomic window of Canis aureus isolate CA01 chromosome 3, VMU_Caureus_v.1.0, whole genome shotgun sequence:
- the TTC34 gene encoding tetratricopeptide repeat protein 34, translating to MSAQELVACLCQEGDQHLALGEPLLATAFYLAAFSCHAPSAVRRVRAALAEAQGAPVVATLEAWCRGDSQIPAIHWDGMAVVSLTGTQASAFLATLCPDHPAAVLHSLASLLAQGRHQEVVQRCSTLLDAHSQQALELRLTRALAWVLSGVQVDAGVAGYLQAFATSAERTVAFVRTHQQPYLPMLISTLQDYISGRQEAEDPISQQKTGCQGLLGALDPGGTWSSALSPEALLRSGRYEDCRAACSRALESNLMGSQPQGERRAALLVTRAAAALFLDCGAQDLLQDLHEAFRQSPSGARRQFEVVLSAGDRERLLAQAQEAADLGFAHFQEAVRSRAELRENSGRELLAPVTRALRVLLRVAPPGVRPALGTRLAECLLLAGDAAGARALCERLLRPARPEDRADYRARGCPRDRAPLLALRGFCALHAGDTRRAREDFQEVVEHGPPHLGSCVRALCGRGLLRVLEGSAFLGALDYVTACRLQPEEALLIAKAYVPWNQRGLLLTVLREEGRRMLQRRPDLGLAGTQGRRSKAVEMDRPEEQEGDAHGVYQLALLLMELDREDEASSLLGADALYRLGRLEDTHKALLLALSRRPQAAPVLVRLALLQLRRGFFYDANQLVKKVVQSGDTACLQPTLDVFSHEDRQLLRGHCHARALAILRARPSRADSTAHTREAIAYLSLAIFAAGSQAVESLLTRARCYGLLGQKKTAMFDFNSVLRAEPENVRALCGRALLHLTLGQQQEALDDILLALKLDPRTVVPEICSLKPEAQAVIAQGLWSHCRALLSQPQDRREPLSDEYARGLLAVGETLIRIDAGQLSGHILLADMLIAVGSYEEAGTCLQKALHSTPWSEAARARRGLLWLKKGDVQAAVRDLQCLAETDAQELGFLLHRLEASEQQSLSQAAAREANALLSSGQPGQALGYCSLAVLAGGSSARHLRLRATCLAELQEFGRALEDLDRVLRVDVGDRDLPTRVEDLCSRGRLLLSLGDGAGATGAFAQALKLAPTLAQSSLWERPGRAPTAQAFLCHGQTCLEEQRYAEAWTAVENGLLADPEHSSLRRLRARIRREASLGCRLH from the exons ATGTCGGCGCAGGAGCTTGTGGCCTGCCTCTGCCAGGAAGGAGACCAGCACCTGGCCCTGGGAGAGCCCCTGTTGGCCACGGCCTTCTACCTGGCTGCCTTCAGCTGCCACGCCCCCTCGGCCGTGCGCAGGGTCAGAGCTGCCCTGGCTGAGGCCCAAGGGGCACCTGTGGTGGCCACCCTAGAGGCCTGGTGCCGCGGTGACAGCCAGATCCCGGCCATCCACTGGGACGGCATGGCGGTTGTCTCCCTGACAGGGACCCAGGCCTCCGCTTTCCTGGCCACCCTCTGCCCAGACCACCCAGCCGCGGTCCTGCACTCCCTGGCCAGTCTGCTGGCACAGGGACGCCACCAGGAAGTGGTTCAGCGCTGCAGCACCTTGCTGGATGCTCACTCGCAGCAAGCCCTGGAGCTTCGGCTGACCCGCGCCCTGGCCTGGGTCCTGTCCGGGGTGCAGGTAGACGCTGGTGTGGCAGGATATCTGCAGGCCTTTGCCACGAGTGCAGAGCGGACCGTGGCGTTTGTGCGAACCCACCAGCAGCCCTACCTCCCCATGCTGATCAGCACCCTCCAGGACTATATCTCAGGGCGCCAGGAGGCGGAGGACCCCATCAGCCAGCAGAAGACCGGCTGCCAGGGACTCTTGGGGGCTCTGgaccctgggggcacctggagcAGTGCCCTGTCACCAGAAGCCCTGCTCCGCAGTGGCAGGTATGAGGACTGCCGCGCAGCATGCAGCCGGGCCCTTGAGTCCAACCTGATGGGCAGCCAACCCCAAG GTGAGCGTCGGGCCGCTCTGCTGGTCACCCGGGCGGCCGCGGCCTTATTCCTAGACTGTGGGGCCCAGGACCTGCTTCAGGACCTGCACGAGGCCTTCCGCCAGAGCCCTTCGGGGGCGCGGAGGCAGTTTGAGGTGGTGCTGTCCGCGGGGGACCGAGAGCGCTTGCTGGCCCAGGCTCAGGAGGCGGCGGACCTGGGCTTCGCTCACTTCCAGGAGGCCGTGCGGAGCCGCGCCGAACTCCGCGAAAACTCGGGCCGCGAGCTCCTGGCCCCGGTGACCCGCGCGCTCCGTGTCCTGCTGCGCGTTGCGCCGCCCGGGGTGCGGCCGGCACTGGGCACTCGCTTGGCCGAGTGCCTGCTGCTGGCCGGGGACGCGGCTGGTGCCCGGGCGCTGTGCGAGCGCTTGCTGCGGCCTGCGCGCCCCGAGGACCGCGCGGACTACCGCGCCCGGGGCTGCCCCCGGGACCGCGCTCCCCTATTGGCGCTGCGCGGCTTCTGCGCGCTGCACGCGGGCGACACGCGGCGCGCCCGGGAAGACTTCCAGGAGGTGGTGGAGCACGGGCCGCCGCACCTGGGCAGCTGCGTGCGCGCGCTGTGTGGCCGGGGGCTGCTGAGGGTGCTGGAGGGTAGCGCATTCCTGGGTGCTCTGGACTATGTCACCGcctgccgcctgcagcccgaggaAGCACTGCTCATCGCCAAGGCCTACGTGCCCTGGAACCAGCGAGGCCTCCTGCTGACGGTGCTGCGGGAGGAGGGCCGCAGGATGCTGCAGCGGAGGCCGGACCTGGGGCTCGCGGGCACGCAGGGCCGCCGGAGTAAGGCGGTGGAGATGGACCGCCCCGAGGAGCAGGAAGG GGACGCCCATGGCGTGTACCAGCTGGCCCTGCTCCTGATGGAGCTGGACAGGGAAGACGAGGCTTCAAGCCTCCTGGGGGCTGATGCCCTGTACCGCCTGGGCCGTCTGGAGGACACCCACAAGGCCCTGCTGCTGGCCCTCTCCCGGAGGCCCCAGGCAGCGCCTGTGCTTGTGCGACTGGCCCTGCTACAGCTGCGCAGGGGCTTCTTCTATGACGCAAACCAG CTGGTGAAGAAGGTGGTCCAGTCCGGGGACAccgcctgcctgcagcccacccTGGACGTCTTCAGCCACGAGGACCGGCAGCTGCTGCGAGGCCACTGCCACGCCCGGGCCCTGGCCATCCTACGGGCGCGGCCCAGCAGGGCCGACAGCACAGCCCACACCAGGGAGGCCATCGCCTACCTCTCTCTGGCCATCTTCGCTGCAG GGAGTCAGGCAGTTGAGTCCCTGCTCACCCGTGCCCGCTGTTATGGGCTCCTGGGCCAGAAGAAGACTGCCATGTTCGACTTCAACTCAGTGCTGCGGGCTGAGCCGGAGAACGTGCGGGCGCTGTGCGGTCGGGCGCTGCTGCACCTGACCTTGGGCCAGCAGCAG GAGGCCCTGGATGACATCCTCTTGGCTCTGAAGCTCGACCCCAGGACAGTGGTCCCTGAGATCTGCTCTCTGAAGCCAGAGGCCCAGGCCGTCATCGCCCAGGGCCTCTGGTCCCACTGTCGGGCCCTCCTGAGCCAGCCGCAGGACCGCAGGGAGCCCCTCAGCGATGAGTACGCCCGGGGCCTCCTAGCTGTGGGGGAAACGCTGATCAGAATCGATGCCGGGCAGCTGAGCGGGCACATTCTGCTGGCAGACATGCTCATTGCAGTAG GCAGCTATGAGGAAGCTGGCACCTGCCTGCAAAAAGCCCTGCACTCCACCCCGTGGTCAGAGGCGGCCCGAGCCCGGCGAGGTCTGCTCTGGCTCAAGAAGGGAGATGTGCAGGCTGCTGTGCGGGACCTGCAGTGCCTGGCAGAGACCGACGCCCAGGAACTCGGCTTCCTGCTGCATCGCCTGGAGGCCTCGGAGCAGCAGAGCCTCAGCCAG GCCGCAGCCCGGGAGGCCAACGCCCTCCTCAGCTCGGGGCAGCCTGGGCAAGCCCTGGGCTACTGCTCACTGGCTGTGCTCGCCGGCGGCAGCAGCGCCCGTCACCTGCGCCTGAGGGCCACCTGTCTGGCTGAGCTGCAGGAGTTTGGCCGGGCACTCGAGGACCTGGACCGTGTCCTCCGGGTGGATGTGGGGGACAGGGACCTCCCGACACGGGTGGAGGACCTGTGCTCCCGGGGCCGCCTGTTGCTGAGCCTGGGGGATGGGGCCGGGGCCACGGGGGCCTTTGCCCAGGCCCTCAAGCTGGCACCCACCCTAGCCCAGAGCAGCCTGTGggagcggccgggccgggcccccaCTGCCCAGGCGTTCCTGTGCCATGGCCAGACCTGCCTGGAGGAGCAGCGCTACGCAGAGGCCTGGACAGCAGTGGAGAACGGCCTCCTGGCAGACCCCGAGCACAGCAGCCTGAGGAGGCTGAGAGCCAGAATCCGGAGGGAGGCATCCTTGGGCTGCCGGCTCCACTGA